In Hypanus sabinus isolate sHypSab1 unplaced genomic scaffold, sHypSab1.hap1 scaffold_220, whole genome shotgun sequence, the following are encoded in one genomic region:
- the LOC132387772 gene encoding zinc finger protein 551-like: MAHQRVRTGERPFTCSDCGKGFKYSSKLKEHQRVHTGEKPFSCSDCGKGFTRSSNLLTHRSVHTGERPFTCSDCGKGFTWSSDLLVHQRVHTGERPFTCSDCGKGFTCSSQLKVHQRVHTGERPFTCSDCGKRFTRSSELLVHKSVHTGVRLFTCSDCGKGFTRSSTLMAHQRFHTGERPFTCSDCGKGFPCSSNLKEHQRIHTGERPFSCLDCGKAFISSSKLKVHQRIHTGERPFTCSDCGKGFTQSSDLLVHQSVHTGERPFTCSDCGKGFTRSSKLLVHQ, translated from the coding sequence atggctcatcagcgagttcgcactggtgagaggccattcacctgctcggactgtgggaagggattcaaatactcatctaaactgaaggaacaccagcgagttcacactggagagaagccgttcagctgctcagactgtgggaagggattcactcggtcatccaacctactgacacacaggtcagttcacactggggagaggccgttcacctgctcggactgtgggaagggattcacttggtcatcggacctactggtacaccagcgagttcacactggagagaggccgttcacctgctcagactgcgggaagggattcacttgctcatcccaactgaaggtacatcagagagttcacactggggagaggccgttcacctgctcagattgtgggaagagattcactcggtcatctgaactactggtacacaagtcagttcacactggggtcaggctgttcacctgctcggactgcgggaaaggattcactcggtcatccaccctaatggcacaccagcgatttcacaccggggagcggccattcacgtgctcagactgtggaaagggattcccttgctcatctaacctgaaggagcatcagcgaattcacactggagagaggccgttctcttgcttagactgtgggaaggcattcatttcgtcatctaaactgaaggtacatcagcgaattcacactggggagaggccattcacctgctcagactgcgggaagggattcactcagtcatctgacctactggtacaccagtcagttcacactggagagaggccgttcacctgctcagactgcgggaagggattcactcggtcatccaaactactggtacaccagtga